A portion of the Streptomyces rishiriensis genome contains these proteins:
- a CDS encoding DUF6009 family protein, which yields MSSLLTESDLTHEAHVVWLEDPDNLDYVRQALDKTPRRRNKPRYARDGRMVGYAELDDYAEADPDSGLYRRRVFFLLPHDRDTEPEGLYQEGAPGEAVDPRTIDVRKVGEKTRRSQQGPAAITGTRT from the coding sequence ATGAGCTCGCTACTGACCGAAAGCGATCTCACCCACGAAGCACACGTGGTGTGGCTCGAAGACCCCGACAACCTCGACTATGTCCGTCAAGCCCTCGACAAGACCCCACGCCGGCGCAACAAACCCCGCTACGCCCGCGACGGCCGCATGGTCGGCTACGCCGAACTCGACGACTACGCCGAAGCCGATCCCGACAGCGGCCTCTACCGCCGCCGCGTCTTCTTCCTCCTCCCGCACGACCGCGACACCGAGCCCGAAGGCCTCTACCAAGAGGGCGCCCCCGGCGAAGCCGTCGATCCCCGCACCATCGACGTCAGGAAGGTCGGGGAGAAGACACGCCGTTCACAACAAGGCCCCGCCGCCATAACGGGCACCCGCACCTGA
- a CDS encoding SCO4402 family protein has protein sequence MSAEAQVMANHRVHVVPVVLALANPPWQRDVWLDPSEFENIDHVFHTLFDDFCDADEPERFLGISLRTEEEVTLMRALGVALNAAAAEAPHDTDAEYLQASTWPQVVAIAGRLAQVMVSNDLRLLSCGQQA, from the coding sequence GTGAGCGCAGAAGCCCAAGTCATGGCGAATCACCGTGTCCACGTCGTACCTGTGGTTTTGGCTCTGGCCAATCCACCGTGGCAGCGCGACGTATGGCTCGACCCTTCGGAGTTCGAGAACATCGACCACGTCTTCCACACACTCTTCGATGACTTCTGTGACGCCGATGAGCCCGAGCGGTTTCTCGGCATCAGCTTGAGAACGGAGGAAGAGGTAACCCTCATGCGGGCCCTCGGCGTCGCGCTCAACGCTGCCGCCGCGGAGGCACCCCACGACACCGACGCTGAGTACCTTCAGGCATCAACCTGGCCCCAAGTCGTGGCCATCGCCGGACGCCTCGCTCAGGTCATGGTCTCGAACGACCTGCGCTTGCTGAGCTGTGGGCAGCAAGCGTGA
- a CDS encoding DNA primase family protein: MSSAEPPRFDASAAAQQMLDLEHVSHPSAALPAQAHTSPVAAPSWAQPACLPGTLTDRGNAKLFVKLFRDQFRHVEGLGWFSWDGYRWKRTGGEKAALWAAGEMAEDMPDTDPRGLFSDRELHLHKKRTLSTTGMKALLTQAKASPDLSVDPDTLDGDPYALCTPAGVVDLNTGQLRKPDPTRDFHSRATSVAPQAIQTPRWHRFLHDTFGDDAEGQEMIDFLHLLLGYSITGDVGAQVLPFLHGHGKNGKSVLLDTMIQILGDYADAAPPGFLMDRGAFSEHSTELTELHGRRLIVCSELKPNDKFDEARVRLLTGGDKIKARRMRQDYFSFTPTHHLWLLGNHRPEVTTGGFAFWRRIRLLPFERTVPDHRKIDNLAFELVRDEGPGILQWLIEGARRYLATRDNLEGPDRVRIATTAYANTEDHIGRFLTECCTRELDAQPDLRVEQGLLYTAYASWCSVGEGIRPAGARAFATRVRQEVGLASPADMIKSNGRKYYPGLALLDTPR, translated from the coding sequence ATGAGCAGCGCCGAACCACCGCGCTTCGACGCCAGCGCCGCCGCTCAGCAGATGCTGGACCTCGAACACGTATCCCATCCGTCGGCAGCGCTCCCCGCCCAGGCACACACCTCCCCGGTGGCCGCGCCCTCATGGGCGCAGCCGGCCTGCTTGCCCGGCACGCTCACCGACCGAGGCAACGCCAAGCTCTTTGTGAAGCTTTTCCGCGATCAGTTCCGCCACGTCGAAGGCCTGGGCTGGTTCTCATGGGACGGTTACCGCTGGAAGCGCACCGGGGGTGAAAAGGCGGCCCTGTGGGCCGCGGGGGAGATGGCCGAGGACATGCCGGACACCGATCCGCGCGGCTTGTTCAGTGACCGTGAACTCCACTTGCACAAGAAGCGGACCCTGTCCACGACCGGTATGAAGGCCCTCCTCACCCAGGCGAAGGCCTCCCCGGACCTTTCCGTCGACCCCGACACCCTCGACGGCGACCCGTATGCGCTGTGCACTCCCGCCGGCGTCGTCGACCTGAACACCGGGCAGCTGCGCAAGCCCGACCCCACGCGTGACTTCCACTCCCGCGCCACCAGCGTCGCCCCGCAGGCGATTCAGACCCCGCGCTGGCACCGCTTCTTGCACGACACCTTCGGCGACGACGCCGAAGGCCAGGAAATGATCGACTTCCTGCACCTGCTGCTGGGCTACTCCATCACCGGCGATGTCGGGGCCCAGGTCCTGCCGTTCCTGCACGGTCACGGCAAAAACGGCAAGAGCGTCCTGCTCGACACCATGATCCAGATTCTGGGCGACTACGCGGACGCTGCACCGCCCGGATTTCTCATGGACCGCGGGGCGTTCTCCGAGCACTCCACTGAACTCACCGAACTCCACGGCCGCCGGCTGATCGTCTGCAGCGAGCTCAAGCCCAACGACAAATTCGACGAAGCCCGCGTCCGGCTTCTGACCGGCGGAGACAAGATCAAAGCCCGCCGCATGCGGCAGGACTATTTCTCCTTCACCCCCACCCACCACCTCTGGCTGCTCGGCAACCACCGCCCCGAAGTCACCACCGGCGGCTTCGCCTTCTGGCGCCGCATCCGCCTGCTTCCTTTCGAGCGCACCGTCCCCGACCACCGCAAGATCGACAACCTGGCCTTCGAACTCGTCCGCGACGAAGGCCCCGGCATCCTGCAGTGGCTCATCGAAGGCGCCCGGCGCTATCTCGCCACCCGCGACAACCTCGAGGGCCCCGACCGCGTCCGCATCGCCACCACCGCCTATGCCAACACCGAAGACCACATTGGCCGCTTCCTCACCGAATGCTGCACCCGCGAACTCGACGCCCAACCCGACCTGCGCGTCGAACAAGGCCTCCTCTACACCGCCTACGCCTCCTGGTGCAGCGTCGGCGAAGGCATCCGCCCCGCCGGCGCCCGAGCCTTCGCCACTCGTGTCCGGCAGGAAGTCGGCCTCGCCTCACCCGCCGACATGATCAAATCCAACGGCCGCAAGTACTACCCCGGCCTCGCACTGCTGGACACACCGAGATGA
- a CDS encoding ISAs1 family transposase, with amino-acid sequence MCQIPATRAAVRHALAVVLAPAACAVLAGATSLLAVGEWIVDAPPQVLERLGVQPDPVLPRRLVPAEATVRRLLARIDGDALDRTAGSWLADRRPESSGLRGLSVDGSSLRGAAKASGRRVHLLAALEHTSGLVVAQLDVSEETGETTCFQPLLDTVADLAGTVVTSDPLHTQREHAGYLLGRRVHYIAIVKGNQKKLRRQLKSAPRKDILLQSRTRDRGHGRLEIRRIKVAAVSNLLFPGARQAARSSAAAPTARLARSPSPPSMQSPA; translated from the coding sequence ATGTGCCAGATCCCCGCGACCCGCGCGGCTGTGCGGCACGCCTTGGCCGTTGTGCTCGCGCCGGCCGCGTGTGCGGTGTTGGCCGGGGCAACCTCACTGCTCGCGGTCGGCGAGTGGATCGTGGACGCACCACCGCAGGTGCTGGAACGGCTCGGCGTGCAGCCTGATCCGGTACTGCCGCGGCGGCTGGTGCCGGCGGAGGCGACGGTCCGCCGACTGCTGGCGCGCATCGACGGCGACGCGCTGGACCGGACCGCGGGCAGCTGGCTCGCCGACCGCCGCCCCGAGAGCTCCGGATTGCGCGGGCTGTCCGTGGACGGGTCGAGCCTTCGCGGCGCGGCAAAGGCCAGCGGGCGCAGGGTCCACCTGCTCGCCGCCCTGGAGCACACGTCCGGCTTGGTCGTGGCCCAGCTCGACGTGAGCGAGGAGACCGGCGAGACCACCTGCTTCCAGCCGCTGTTGGACACTGTCGCCGACCTGGCCGGAACCGTGGTCACCAGCGACCCGCTCCACACCCAGCGCGAGCATGCTGGCTACCTCCTGGGCCGCCGGGTCCACTACATCGCGATCGTCAAGGGCAACCAGAAGAAGCTGCGCAGGCAGCTCAAGTCCGCGCCCCGGAAGGACATTCTGCTCCAGAGCCGCACCCGGGACAGGGGCCACGGCCGCTTGGAGATCCGCCGGATCAAGGTTGCCGCTGTCAGTAACCTGCTCTTCCCCGGCGCCCGCCAAGCGGCCAGATCAAGCGCCGCCGCACCGACCGCAAGACTGGCAAGGTCACCATCGCCACCGTCTATGCAGTCACCAGCCTGA